Below is a genomic region from Meleagris gallopavo isolate NT-WF06-2002-E0010 breed Aviagen turkey brand Nicholas breeding stock chromosome 5, Turkey_5.1, whole genome shotgun sequence.
AATAAAGGTTTGTTGCCTCATAAAAATATTGTTCCAGGCAGGTTCTGGCTGGCTGGCCTTGATCCCTACAGCCCTTCTCATTGCCAGGAAATGCAAGAAAGCAAACTAGCAGtgtcacagtgctgcagagggtTTCTTCCAGAGGCCATCTAAAAGGGCTGTTATGTCCAGGCTGATGGGATGCAGCCTTTGCAAGCTGCTCTTCTGACACCTTCCCTGGTCATTTGCTGTCTAAGGCTTTTTATACAAGGTTTAAAAAGTGCAGGAATTGAATTATCAGTGCCATTCTGGGATACAACTTGAATGTGTATCCAGCACACTAAGTTGGTACTTTGTGGCAGAAGTGGCTGTCTTTGATTCTCAGCACTCTGGAACAGGAAGCCTGGACAGTAGCACCCCTGTGTGAAAACTGTAATTCTCAGACCTGAATACACTGATAAACAGCCTTTAAACTAAAggcattctctctctctctcttttttttttttcctagaacaaaggaaaaaatactccAATTCCAATATCATTATGCATGAGACTTCACAGTACCATGTACAGGTGAGCATGCAATTAACTTTTATGGGACTGCAAGGCCTGTATAAGTGATAGATGCTGGTAATGAAATATTTCGCTTTTCCCGGAGCTTTGTTAGGTCAAAGAGCAGCTGGTAACCTACTTAACAATATGCAAGCATTGCTTTCTACATCCTGGGAGAGGCAGACAGCAAAGATGCTTGACAATCTTCCATTTGTCCTTCAGGTCTTGCTGTGAAGCCAGCACTTATTCAGCTGGACACATTTGGCCATTATAGCTATGAAATGCAAAAGGATTGATGGGAAGGGAGGACAAAAAACAATCATTAAATGATGTGAATTTGGTTTAATTAACAATGGATCtctcttctattttaaattaaaattggaAATGCCATGCAGAGCCATCGTTTATCAAAAAAATGAATGATCGAGATCTGGCAAATTGAAATATAGAGTAATGAGGGAAtgaagaatggagaaaaaaagatgtaaaaaaagggaaattcagCATGAAGAAAGGGGAAACTGAGAAACTGTTGTCCTCATCCTCCTCTACATTTGAAGGAGAGCAGTGGGAGCTGTTGTCCCTCTTACCACTCTGTGCTTCAAACCCTTCCTGCTGACCATGGTGGTTAGAGGAACTCACCTGCCCTAACCACACAGAGCACATCAACTATCATTTTTCAGCTCTCCCTCAACAAGTGTGTCCTCTCAAGTAATTCAAAACCCTTCATCCATGACAGGCGTTCAGCCAAATTCAGCTTCCAGTGTCACAGACATCTACATGAGGTAGGAAGCCAGCCTGTGCGGCTGCCAACCAGCAGGAGCTCCACCTGGCTGGGGACAGCTGGCTCACTTGGCACTGAAAGCTGGCAAGGCAAGAAAAGAGGCTCATGAGGTTCACAGATGGTGGGAAGGATCCCCTTTTCTCTGGTTTAAGGCCCAGCCAACCATCCCCATCACTGAGCCCTGCCAAATAGAATCACTCATGGACCCAGAGAAGGAACTTCAAACAGTGACACGTACATGAATTCTTCATTCCTTATGCCATGTGCCACTCATTCATGATTTCTGCCTTGAACTTTGACCAAAGCAAACAGGGCTTCAGTGGCAGGCAGTGAGGCAGGAAGAGGCATTTAATACCCTTAAGTAATCTATAAGTTGATCAAACTTAAAAAGTGGAAGCCCATTCTTAGGAAAGTTAGCATTAGATTCTCCCTCTGGATAGGGGGGTTTAATCAGATAAAGATAAGAACAAGCCTCTATTCCCCCCACTCTGGCATTATctaaagaaaagggaaaggaaaaatactttaatGAGTCTGAGATGGAGAAGTAGCTTTGGCTCCCTGAAAATTAACTTATTTAACAGTACATAACTAAGGAATTTATGAAGATTGTAAACCCAGCATAATAGAGCAGATAAGAATGCCTGTCAGCAGGTATAAAGCAATTCTCCTCACTGCTCAGAAGGCAGAGGGTTTGGCATCTCTGTGTGGGTAATATTGACTTTGCAAATAGCTTTTCGTGCAGCATTTTACAATTACAGTAACACATACTCAAGCACGTTCTTCATATCTGATGGCACGGCTAATCTCAGCTTTAGCTGCTCACATACCTGCCAGAAGTTTTATTTAGATAGTGCCTCACCCTATACCTTTGCTTTGTGAGCACAGAACTGGGCCATCACTTAAGTTCTGCAGTGTTTGTCCTCTTCTCTGATCTATCCAGTCTTTGTGAATTATCCAGCAATCACCTTAGCAAGGAATTGATAACCACAAATTCCCTCCATCCCTAATGTTGATTAAAAACTCAACTCTTTCATCCTCCTAGGGCTGTCAGTGTTTTCAATCTgagctttttccctttgcatACACATCCTTTATGGAACCAATTGCAATGATAGTTCTCACCCATGCTTCAACAGGGCCACCCAAGGCTCTGGTGCCGTGGATACTCTGGGCCCATCCAAGCCCTGATACATCATCTCTGTAACAAAGAGCTTCTACCTGATCTCTGAAATGGTTATAACCAATCACTGGGAGAAGGCGTGAAAACAAGAGGCCAGAGGGAGAAAAGCCAGGCAAAACTCACTCCTGTACTAAAGACAACAAAGAGCAGatgcttctcctttctgttaTTCCCTCCTGCCCTACCCTGCTGAGATTCCCCTCGCATGGAGCCCTGCCAGCAGTCAAAAGCCTGCAGATGCCACTCGATTACACAAGTCTGTATAAATTCAATGCCAAGTGTAATGGATCATTGCTTCAGGACACAGAACAGGGCTGGGAAAGCATGCAAGTGCAGTCATGTCTGGTACTAACAACCAGAATGCACACTTTGCACAGCGACTCTGTTGAGCCTGTGCAAAGAACAAATAACTGTCCAAACTTCCAGAGATGGTTTTATCAGTGACTTACAATACACCCATCGAAGCTTTtttacctgttttctccccttttcctcTCAACTTCAGCACTTGGCCACCTTCATCATGGACAAGAGTGAGTCCATCGTGACAGTGGATGATGCCATCCGAAAACTCCTATTGCTCAACTCCAAGGAGAAAATTTGGAcacaggagatgctgctgcaaGTGAATGACAAATCCATCCGCCTGCTAGACTGCGAGTCACAGGTAGCCAGAGGTTAACATAGGGGATTCTACTTAGGGAAACCATTTGTAAGGAAATTCACATGGGTGAATCACTATCAAAATCCACTTCAGACTTTGCAGGGGCTGGTTGACTAATTGGAAGGCTAAGCAGGTGTGGGTTGATTTATTTGTGGCTCCAGAGCACAGATAGTCCACATAGAAGGTACCTTGAACTGTGCCCAAAGCAAACAGTGTAACTGTTTTCCGTGCAAGTGATGCAGACTTGCAGGTCCACCGAGACCTATATATTACACATGAGCAGAGAGGGAAGAACTTGTTACTGGTATTATAACAACATGCAGGATCCCCTGCCTGAAAACTGTGCCACATCCAGACAGCTGGAGAAGGGTGGTGCTGCTCTGGTTTTAgcaattaaaaactaaaaagtgTTTGCACCATCTCATCCAAAGAGTCAGCGGAAGGGCAAGCTGCTCACTGCTATCATCCAGAAGGCATCTTTCTTCTCAGTGCTCTGCTGGAATGCACGGCAAGTGGCTGATGCAGGTAGAGTACATCATGGTTCACAGTGAGCAAGAGAACTCAAGTTGTTTGAGATTGAGGAGATGTTTGGCATCCATCCCTCTCCCAGTTCTCCATAGCCCCAGGCTCTTTGCAGATGGTAACAAGCATGTTTGATGGGTCAAGGAAATCCCAGAGCATAAGCTCTGACAGGTCTCTCTCTTCAAGCCCAACCcattccttcttctttcccaggaggagctggaggactTCCCACTGCCGACTGTCCAGCACTGCCAGACGGTGCTCAATCAGATGCGCTATtcctccatcctcctcctgGTGTGCCAGGATTCGGAACAGCACAAACCTGACATCCACTTCTTCAACTGCGATGAGGTGGAGGTGAGCAGAGCCTTCTTCGCCATTGGGATGTGATGGGAAATGGGGCTGCTGTGGCCCCCCAAAACCCTTCTGGGCCATGTGAGACAGTGGAACCTGCACTAAGTAACCTGCAAGGCTGTCAACGGCTTACAGACTGGTTCGGGTGAGGTGGGGAGGAGGAGTGCCACCTGCGTGGATATATCAGTATGCAGCATGGCTTTGTACTCCCTTGTTCAAACAAAGATGTGGATTGTGCAGGCAATGATGGTAGTCAGTGGGAACTGTGAGCCACCCTAAAGGTTTGCCCAGATATTGGTGCCTTGACACTGCCCTCTAAAGGCTCTCCTATGTTGCAGTCAGTGATGTCTGGCTGCAGACCACCCCAAGGCCAAGCAATCTCGTAAACAGAACAAGATATGTCCCAGCTCTCTGCCTGCCACTTCTCCCCTTGCTCACTTGGAGCCTTCAATTCAAGCTTTGCAAAGCACAGCCCTGTAGTAAAACATTCCAATTTTATCTTTGAGGCGGAGATGGTTCACGAAGACATAGAAAGTGCCCTGGCAGACCACAAGCATGGGAAGAAAATACGACCACAGACACTCAAGTAAGTACTGGAAGACTCAGGACAAAGGGGCAAGGTACGCAGTGTACTTAGCATCACCCCCAGCACCGCATCCCTGCTCCAGCATTCACAGAGTTCTCTTGGAAATAGGATCAGCATCCTCTGACGGGGTTGTTCTGTGTTGTCGACTTGCAGGGCAAACCAAGAGAAGATCAAGCAGAGACAGTCTATCCTCCCACCACCACAAGGGCCAGCCCCCATCCCGATCCAGCACGACATGCGAGGCCAAGCCATGAACAGGAACCGGGTGGCACCTCCTGCCCAGTATGAACCAGGTACTGGGAGAGCTCAGTGAGTCTGTTCCTGAGGGTGGGGACTCATCAGCCTGGGCAGACAACCTTCCTGAAACAGCCTGGGGTCATTTCACTCCCACTGTTGCCACCCAGTGTCTTTACACTGTGCTGTGAAGCACCCAAAGAGGTGACAGGCCCTCAGCAAACTGAATGATGACAGCTCAGATCAGTGAAATCAAAATGTGCAGACCTGGTCAGAAAGGCACATTCCTGGCCCTTGCTAGCTTCATAGAGAACACACATTTCACCCACAGAAACTGAGTGATTTGCATTTAATTCTAGAGCTGAGTGTGGAAAGGCAGATTGGAATTCACCCCTCTAAAACCTTATTCCGAAGTCATCCTGACTTCAGTTTGAGCTGCCTTGAGAAAACTTGTAGTCCTCTTTGGAGAAAGCAGTCACAGAAAAAAGCTcccagaaacagaaatgagctccttctctggaagaagaatgaataaataaataaataaaaataaaaatctggagTTGACTAAAATGACCAGCAAACAGTCTGTTGTACCAGTTGGGGTGAATTTCAAGGAAAGTATGTAATCAGAATACAATAAGAAAATTCAAGTTGATGAGAGTAAACACTCATTTAACTGGGTTGGGATCCAAGGCCAAGCAGTTGATCCAGCCTCCTGGATGGAGAGCCTATTTTTGGTtcataacaaaaataagatttataATTCAGAGCCAGACCATCTCTCAACAcctgtattttgttctttttaaatatcagcTAAAAACATTTGAGAGACTGCACGCAAGTTGGCacaaaaatgctgatttttgcaGGGGCTTGCCTGAATACCAATCATGCAGAATTCCTGACAGGCTGCTTTCTAGCAGGCAATACTTGCATTCATTTCCAggtcttgtttcttctttcttgggGAGCTCAGGGTTAGAAAAAGGGCTCAGAGTTGCTCTGACAACACTTATATATGTGGGATGCTCAGCAATATTGGTGAGCTCCTCGGTGGCCCTAAGTTAGCATAGCATAGATGCACTGAGGGCAAACAAGTGGGAGCCTCCCAGCAGCTGGGGCTCGCAGGTCTCTGCCTGTAGCTGGCTGCTCTCCATGATTTATCCAGTGCTCCCATCTGAAAACAGGCAGCATACAGACACAGGTGCTGCAACTCATGGCAGATTTAATCGGCATCTTTGATCACCTCCTGCCTTTTGTGAGCTTCTGAGGTGCTCTCAGAGTGAAGGAATGAACAAACACAGCCAGGTGTTACCACTCCTGGGTCACTGTGTTTGATGGAGCCCATCTTCAACCTGCCAtggtaagaaatattttttctctccccttcctTGTCTGCAGACTATGAACGCCGAGGCTCTGCCTCCCAGGACCATGAAGAGTCCCGAGCCATCTTAGCACAGAAGATTGAAAAAGAAACGGTTGGTAACAAGAAcagaaggcagaaggaaaaggggaagacAGGAAGGAAGCAAGGGGCTCCTCCATGAGCTGATATTTTATGCATagttcattcatttttaaactgGTATCTACTGCTCAGAAGggtgaacaaaagcaaaactttaTCGCTGGGTTAGCTACCATCTCCTTTGCTGGTTTCAGAGGGGTTCTCCCCAGTGCACAGTCCTCTCTTGAGGTCCATTAGCTAGGAGCCAGTTATCACACTGGTAAGTGCAGCATGCAAAACAAGGCACAGCTTTGTGTTTGGAAAGGGATGAACTCAGCCTAATTCTATGCCTGAACACTTCAGTCTTTCAGGAAATGAAGTAGGTAAAGACCTAGGATTCTTGTTTCCCATCTGTGCACAGTTTGGGCTCTTTCTCACCTATGTTTGTTGCATTTCTGTTCTCACAGCAAATCCTGAACTGCACTCTGGATGACATTGAAGTCTTTGTTGCCAGGCTTCAGAAGGCTGCAGAGGCATTCAAACAGCTCAaccaaaggaagaaagggaagaagaacaagaagaaaggcCCAGCAGGTACAGTGCAGCAGCTAGAACAGGTGGGGAACATGGGGGCACAGGTAAGGTTGGGAAGCCTCAGCTCACAAGGCTAAGTCAGTGCAGTCCTGCAATCAGTTTGCAGTACACCACTGGGAAAGTCCTGCTGGACTCTAGGGACTTAGTGCAGAGATCTGACTTCTCGAAAAATCCATAGATTTTCAGTGGCTGTTATTGCTGTGATTTCTGCATGCCAGCAGAAGTGCCATCCAGAAAGGGACACGCTAATTAAACTGTCTTTCTCTCCACGTTCTCATTGAAGAGGGAATGCTGACTCTTCGAGCAAGACCCCCAAGCGAGGCTGAGTTCATCGACTGCTTCCAGAAAACCAAACTGGCTTTTAACCTCTTGGTAAGACACTGTGGATGTTTTCATCTCAGGCAGCCACATGGCAGCCAGATTCACTGCAGCAGTAAGCATTTGCAGTGAAATGTGTACTGAAAGCACTATCAAGGGACAAAGGTGTGAATTTCAGATTCTTCTGCCagaagcaaacacaaaacaaacattgcGTGAGGTTTGTGTATGTTCCTTTAGCCAAGCTGTTAAACTGAAACTAGAAGCACTGAAACTAGAAGCCTAAAGTCCACCATTGGAAAAGGCATGTGccttccactgcctgtgcatgTGCCAGAGCCATGGTGCACACACAGTGGGCACCTGGCTCCATTTCGCCAGCACTTTGAGCTGAAAGGAGCCACCTGCTTTTCTGCCTGTGCCTCCCTTCTCTCTATGCCATACCAACCATTTGTGCCCCTGCTCATGAGGTGTCCCTCATTGCCCCCAGATTCCCAGCTCCTACTCTGTTCCTGCTCTCGAAGAGCTGTACCAGGAAGTGTTAAGAAGGAGATGACAAGCTGGAGCACAAAGATGTTCCCATACTTAGACAAGTATGTGAGACCAGGAGGGTAATGAGTCAGAAGGAAATTTCATCAGCTCTGAACTTGCTCAGTGAACAAGATCCTTCCTGAAAAGTTATCAGTAAGGAAACCAGAGAGACTGTAAAGAAGCCTGAGGCAGGACACAAAGATGCAACCTTTTCTTTTAGAAGCAGATATTCATATGTGCTTGGGACGAGAATTAATCAGAACCCTGCTAAGGCCAAAGCCATGCATCCACAGCTCTCCCCACGTGCAGGTCTTGGACTTGGCTATCCACATatccagaagcctgcaaagaaAAACTGGGGGCAAACAAGAAGGCGAGTGGGGAATCAGTGATCATCAGGGATCATGCGCCCTCATGTTATAGGATCCTAACCAAAATCAGGTTAGGattaaagtttttctttttatcttttcaggCCAAACTGAGAAAGCATATTCAGAACCCAAGCGCTTCAGAGTTGGTGCATTTCCTATTTGGGCCACTGGAACTGGTAAAAACTAATTCATAGGTGTTGCTGtgaatttgctttttatttctaattttttttgcagctaAATTGTGCAGAGAAATCAGAAAGCTGCTCAGAACCTTCCAAAGTTTTCTCAGTATGTTCCTGCTTTCTGATCTGATTTCCAGCCTGAATTAAATGCACAAACCCAAGCAAATACAAATCTTTCCACCACATTCACAAAGACTTACTGTGAAGAGTGTGAGCCAGCTTTGGTTCTTGTTGGGAATCTGCCTGATCTCACCTTTGGGTAAACATGGCTCAATATTTGCACTGAAAGGAAGAGGCAGGAATCCAACCTAGAGAAGCAACCAGAAGTGATGCAGAAATACCATgagattttccatttttcagcgTGGCACTTTCTCCAGCAATGGCTGGTTTTAAGGTTTCGTTGACTCAAGAAGAAAAACTATTGCATTCATTTGAACTGTTCAGACTTCTGCAGAGATTTAGGCTGATGTTTCTTGAGACAGCTAATGTAAACATTAGCTGCTGTTAGGCTGTCAGGCCATCCCGTGTATCCTTTGGAGAATTTAGTCGGGAATTATTTGCCTtatttatctgttctttctttATACAGTCGAGAAGGtataccctttttctttggAGTGGGCAGGCATAGGGAGTCCAAATGCTTAGAGTGACTGATTTTTGTCTCTGGTTTCTATTTCTTTCATGATATTTTGAACCTTTCCTGCAAAATCTCTCATACTCCTCTGTGTCTGTGTTGTAATTCAGATCATCAATAGCTGTGGTGGCCCTGAGCTTGCCAGGTCTGTCATCAATCCACTTCTTTCTAAAGATGCCACAGATTTCCTCAAAGGACACCTGACACCAAAAGAGATAAGCCTCTGGGACTCCCTGGGAGAGGCATGGACCAGATCCAGGTGAGGACAGAGCTGTTATCTCACCAGCAATCCCAGGCTCTTAAGGCAGGCGATGCTTGATTTTACAGCTACGTCATCTTTGGCTCTCTCCCTGGCACACAGTACTGGTGGCTTTCCGACAGATGTTACTTTCTCACCATCTACTTCTTCCCTGCTTCACATTCTAGGGCTGAATGGCCCCGAGAAGCAAACATTCCTACCTACATCCCCAAATTCCGCAATGGTTGGGAACCACCCATAGAAATCTTCCGCGGAGCTCCCTGGGAAATAGACATTGGGCACTTGCAAGAAGAGGTGAGTTTTGTGCTCTGGACCATTCCtttcacctttcctttctcttcttcagaaggATCTGCACAGCCTACAGCTAATTTCTCCAGCCTCTGCatgtggcagcagaggaaccCAGGGAGACCAAAGCTGTCAGGCTCTCCTTTCCCTCTGTTGCAGCTTCCCCCTTTCCACAGTGGCACCGCTGACTCCgtttttccccttccagctaTCATCAGCCAATGGATATCCCTACCGTAACTCCTCGCTCAAGCGTGGCCAGGCAGCTGATCAGACACAAGCTGTGGATGCCTTTAAGCAGAACGTAACTCAGCATGTAAATAGGTAACGTACCAACACCACCCTGCAAAACAGTGCCTTGGCCTTCCCCAAGTAACCTCAGCGGCACCCACATCATGATAACAAGGCATTTTGGAAGCCTGGCAGATGGACTTGGGGCCAAAGTAGAGAGAACTCTGTAATCAGGTCTATAAGGAAATGAGCTGCAAGTGCTTTCTGCCAGAAGAGGCAAAGCTCCTGGCTGGCCTCATTAGTCTGTCAACATGTCATTCCATAACATCAACTCACCAAAGTGATGCTAAGCATCATGTGCCTTTTAATGTTTCCCAAGACCTCCAAGCTCAAACAAACTCTTCCCAAATTACAGATGAATTCTTTACCATACTTCGCTTTGCAGTGATTTGACATGAAGTTCTCTCTGCACAAGCACAGGTCTGGATTACACTAATGAGCCATGAAATGTTAAAGGCTGGAAGTCCAGACACAGCAAAGCAATTAACCATGGACTTTTCCAAAGCCAGCACtgggctggaaaaaaaaaaaagcctaaaggCACACTGTTTGTTTCACGTTTTAATATTCGAATCCAAAAAGACTTACAAGCTTTACTGCTGTTATAAAATGTTCAGATTCACAGTAAAATCTTCAAATCCAATTGCAACAGCAAAAGAACTTGTTCTGCCCATTTGCCTCCCCAAATGTCCTGTTGTGATCATAAAATGGTGCAGAAACAGTGTACTGAGTGGAAAGAGAATTATGGTAACAGATTCACTTCTCCAATTCTATTTTTGGTCAGCGATGttgtgaaaaataagaaatcagtTTACATGAGAACGTTTAAACCCATCTTAAGTGACTGGTAGGcaatgcagagaagaaaacagttctacCTGTTAGTCTTAGcataagtaaataataaatcatagaatcatagaatgacttaggttgggaggcacctcaaggatcatcaggttccagCCACTAGATGAGGTTGCCAGAGGCCCATCCAAGCTGGCCaagaacacctccagggatgcaggTGCTCCTCAAACAGCCTGAAGTTTGTTCTCCTGAAGTTCTGGGTGCTGACCCCATTCTTAGTCAGGCCCACATTTCTcgagatcacaaactcaaccagGGCATGGTCATATTGAGTGGAATACAAATTAGCAGCGTGCCATTTCACCACAGTGACCATTTCCATGCAACACCACCCAGCCTAACTACAGCATGAGCTCATGGAAGAGTAGATGAGGataccttttttcctttttacctaCCTTTCAGACTATCAACAGCACCTTTCCCTTATTttatatgtaagaaaaaaagccacCCAAGTTAATGGCACTGAAGCAGATGCTATAATTGAGTATGTTTCCATGACTCTTCAGTCCAGAGCAGGCTTCAACCAAGTCTGCCCAGATGACTGCCAACATCACAGCCCTGGGacagaatattttctgctaTAGTTTTCTAACCAACAGACTCTATATTAGCAAGAGCACCCATGCatgtattattatttataacAGGGCTCTGGGCTGCAGAGAAGTGTCATGAAAGCCCTAGGCAGTATTATAATAAACAGTGATGCTCACATGTAAAACCTAAATGCATGCAAAACACACATTACCTTCATCATCCTCCAGCTGTCTTCTTTCCTTGTGACTCATTTACATTCTGAAATGGTACAGAATAAGTCCTTCCTGTGTAACTCAGGCTTTTCACCCCTCTCCCTGCCTTCAGGGCACTGCAGGGTAAGGCCACCACTCCCTTTCTTGACTGGTAAATTCCATCCGTTTGAAAGACTGCACAATACTTTGGTAACTAGACTGAAAGCCATCTCAAATCAAGTGAACTGAAGGCTATGCTGCAGAATTAAGCGTGGTACCAAGTCAATGAGCCAATGGGTTGCACCTTTCTCAGCCCACCTGCAGCTATATAACTGGCTTCATCAAATTACATGGACCTTGATATAAACTGGGGTAGCTCCACAGGACGAGAACCTCACACCCTGTTGGCATGTTTGTTGTGAACATAAGCAGCTGGAACTCCCTTGGATTGTGTACATGCTTGTGAGTCATAGGCAGAAAGATCcacaaaaaatgcattaaaatatttcctgtcTACACTTAAACAGCCAGGCAATGCGGCTTTACCCATACTGCACGCATATTTGGGATTAAAAAATAACACTATGCCCACCCCAActagagagaaaaagatgagataggcacattttttcctaagccaggaaaaaaagaggaaaaaaaaaccaaaaaacaacacatttcagCTTGGGCCAAACAAAATCTTTCACTTCACATTTCCACCTTGGACAACCTActgcatttatttctcctttccaaaCGAAAAACTGGTTTAACATAGAAAGCTATGCATTCTTCTGCCACAAATCTCCAAGCAATACACTTGAACGCTTTTCTCCTCCCACTAAGTGTAGAATAGAAACATTCAACTCACTTTTCCTATGGATCTGCAGAATTCTCTTTCAGTAGCTCAGTGTTGCCTGctggaaataaagaacaaagcacagatttccaGTCAGTTCTACCTACGCTCATGTTTGACACCCCTTCTCCCTGccaaggagcagaggggcacttCCCCTTCTAACACAAACACAACCGGTTCAACCTGCACTTGCACAGCCATCACCTGTGTGGACCTGTATGGCCTTAGTTCTTCAATAGGTCTCCTCTAAAAATCTTCCTTGTCTCTCCTGCAGGAATTTTGAGGCGCAGGGAATGGCTCAGCCGAAGAGATATGCCAAAATCCGCTATGATTTCACAGCACGAAATGCCAATGAACTCTCAGTGCTGAAGGATGAAATTCTGGAGGTGAGCAATGTGCCCAGAGGTGTGCTCTCCTCCCCTTGTAGGGGCAAGATAAAGATCTCAACAGTGGAGAGACAAAAACGAGCAGAGTTCCCCTTTTCATCGTTAGGATAAATTGTGATGCTTTTCAGGAAAGGCTTCACTCCAGAACTGCACATCAGTGCAGCAGATCTGTTAGTCTCAGCAATATTAGTCCAACCACTTCAGTGTGCCATTTCTTTCCAATGTGTCCCACTTACATAAGCCAGAAATCAGATGGTCTCACCAGCaatctttttccctctctctgtcAGGTGCTGGAAGACAATAAGCAGTGGTGGAAGTTGCTCAACCGGAGTGGGCAGGCTGGTTATGTCCCTTATAACATCCTGGATGTGGTGAAACTGGAGGAGCTCGAACAGGTGTGTAACCAGGTGATCTTAATTGCCAGCCTGTAGCAGGGCATAATCAGCCATTGGGAATAGCCTGGATTTCTTAGGATATCACGTGCAGGACAGCAGGAACCCTCACAAGCACATGAGCTGGGGTCCAGGAGGTTACTGTGATAAACTACCACATTTTGCCACTGTTTGTCTCCCCCTGCGCTGTGCGCAGCCGTCCCAAGCAGATAAAAGGTCTCACACAGAGCGGTCCCCAAATATCTGCTGGCTACAGGGGCTTAAAGTAGTTTCACCTCTTGTTAGTACCTTCCGTCAGGCTCATGTACTTCTCAGCCTACAGTTTACCACCTCCTCAGTTGTGAAACTGATGTTTTCAGGGCTGTACTGTAAGCAGGATGAGAGAGCTAATGCAGCCATAAGAGCACTTTTTGCCACCAAAGCAAACTGAGGATAGTTGAGGAtagttgttgttgctgttgggAATTTAAGACCAGACGGTTCTCTCACCAATTCAGTTCAGCAGTAGGAACAAACTACTGGAGTAGA
It encodes:
- the EPS8L2 gene encoding epidermal growth factor receptor kinase substrate 8-like protein 2 isoform X1 encodes the protein MSLKGSLSSSPGSTNGSVGKADGASKLSAKDLYEQRKKYSNSNIIMHETSQYHVQHLATFIMDKSESIVTVDDAIRKLLLLNSKEKIWTQEMLLQVNDKSIRLLDCESQEELEDFPLPTVQHCQTVLNQMRYSSILLLVCQDSEQHKPDIHFFNCDEVEAEMVHEDIESALADHKHGKKIRPQTLKANQEKIKQRQSILPPPQGPAPIPIQHDMRGQAMNRNRVAPPAQYEPDYERRGSASQDHEESRAILAQKIEKETQILNCTLDDIEVFVARLQKAAEAFKQLNQRKKGKKNKKKGPAEGMLTLRARPPSEAEFIDCFQKTKLAFNLLAKLRKHIQNPSASELVHFLFGPLELIINSCGGPELARSVINPLLSKDATDFLKGHLTPKEISLWDSLGEAWTRSRAEWPREANIPTYIPKFRNGWEPPIEIFRGAPWEIDIGHLQEELSSANGYPYRNSSLKRGQAADQTQAVDAFKQNVTQHVNRNFEAQGMAQPKRYAKIRYDFTARNANELSVLKDEILEVLEDNKQWWKLLNRSGQAGYVPYNILDVVKLEELEQANQRYKGDPGPRGYGPSSPTHKLPASYAGDKWGSEMLSRSSPQDAKEQLLHQMDEVNDELLKKITNSKIQPPQRNFRVEKPQEVFVPLTFESSAEEVKAWLEAKSFSKGTVEHLGILTGAQLFSLNREELKKVCGDEGNRVYSKITVEKNQLEKNRGETELQEIMKRRQERIDSAN
- the EPS8L2 gene encoding epidermal growth factor receptor kinase substrate 8-like protein 2 isoform X2, with protein sequence MHLATFIMDKSESIVTVDDAIRKLLLLNSKEKIWTQEMLLQVNDKSIRLLDCESQEELEDFPLPTVQHCQTVLNQMRYSSILLLVCQDSEQHKPDIHFFNCDEVEAEMVHEDIESALADHKHGKKIRPQTLKANQEKIKQRQSILPPPQGPAPIPIQHDMRGQAMNRNRVAPPAQYEPDYERRGSASQDHEESRAILAQKIEKETQILNCTLDDIEVFVARLQKAAEAFKQLNQRKKGKKNKKKGPAEGMLTLRARPPSEAEFIDCFQKTKLAFNLLAKLRKHIQNPSASELVHFLFGPLELIINSCGGPELARSVINPLLSKDATDFLKGHLTPKEISLWDSLGEAWTRSRAEWPREANIPTYIPKFRNGWEPPIEIFRGAPWEIDIGHLQEELSSANGYPYRNSSLKRGQAADQTQAVDAFKQNVTQHVNRNFEAQGMAQPKRYAKIRYDFTARNANELSVLKDEILEVLEDNKQWWKLLNRSGQAGYVPYNILDVVKLEELEQANQRYKGDPGPRGYGPSSPTHKLPASYAGDKWGSEMLSRSSPQDAKEQLLHQMDEVNDELLKKITNSKIQPPQRNFRVEKPQEVFVPLTFESSAEEVKAWLEAKSFSKGTVEHLGILTGAQLFSLNREELKKVCGDEGNRVYSKITVEKNQLEKNRGETELQEIMKRRQERIDSAN